A window of Esox lucius isolate fEsoLuc1 chromosome 18, fEsoLuc1.pri, whole genome shotgun sequence contains these coding sequences:
- the batf gene encoding basic leucine zipper transcriptional factor ATF-like: MAHGSDSNDSSYTKSPSPAGSSRQGSSDNVKKVMRREKNRIAAQKSRMRQTQKADSLHLESENLEKENAALRKEVKRLTEEAKYLSSVLTTHEPLCTGLASQTTPDLLYSPHHHPVSPHHGAFHHQHSIAVSHYQH; this comes from the exons ATGGCTCACGGATCTGACAGCAACGACTCCAGTTACACCAAGTCACCTTCACCAGCAGGCAGCAGCAGGCAG GGCTCCTCAGACAATGTAAAGAAAGTGATGAGGAGGGAAAAGAACCGCATTGCTGCCCAGAAGAGCAGGATGAGACAGACCCAGAAGGCTGACAGTCTACACCTG GAGAGTGAGAACCTTGAGAAGGAGAATGCAGCTCTGAGGAAGGAAGTGAAGAGATTAACAGAAGAGGCCAAgtatctctcctctgtcctgacTACCCATGAACCCCTCTGCACTGGCCTGGCCTCTCAGACGACCCCTGACCTTCTCTActctccccaccaccaccctgtTTCCCCGCATCACGGCGCCTTCCACCACCAGCACAGCATAGCTGTGTCGCACTACCAACACTGA
- the jdp2b gene encoding jun dimerization protein 2 produces the protein MMPGQIPDPSLTAGSLPSLGPLAGISATTLTDQLKLAQDFRNLGAMLSPLHFLGRLGKRPLTAIKGEMDEDEERRKRRRDKNKVAAARCRNKKKERTDFLQRESERLEVVNSELKAQIEELRMERQQLMVMLNLHRPTCIVRTDSVKTPESEADPLLEHLAAEKLSASK, from the exons ATGATGCCCGGCCAGATCCCTGACCCCTCCCTGACGGCTGGATCCTTGCCGAGCCTTGGTCCGCTGGCGGGCATCTCTgccacaacactcaccgatCAGCTCAAACTGGCACAGGATTTCCGGAACCTGGGTGCCATGTTGTCGCCTCTGCACTTCCTGGGACGGCTAGGCAAGAGGCCACTTACTGCTATTAAGGGAGAG ATGGACGAGGATGAGGAGAGGCGGAAACGTAGGAGGGACAAAAATAAAGTGGCAGCAGCACGATGTCGGAACAAGAAGAAGGAGAGAACGGACTTCCTTCAAAGG GAGTCGGAGCGCCTGGAGGTGGTGAATTCTGAGCTGAAGGCCCAGATAGAAGAACTGAGGATGGAGAGGCAGCAGCTGATGGTGATGCTGAACCTCCACCGTCCCACCTGCATCGTGCGCACCGACAGCGTCAAGACGCCCGAGAGCGAGGCCGACCCTCTGCTCGAACACTTGGCAGCTGAAAAACTGTCCGCCTCCAAGTGA